In Nitrogeniibacter aestuarii, the sequence AACGGTTGGGCCGAATTTAGCTCCAGACGACATTAGCGATCTCAGGAATGGCCTCCACAAGCTCGGCAAGATTGAGTTGAAAAATCTCAGCTCTGGTTTCAGCCGGATTTTCTGGTAGATGTAGAGCTTTCGTGAGGTCCAGACCAACTGATGAACAACTTCATTTCAACTTCCCTAGTGAAATGGCGGTGGTTGAGATGATAGATCCACGCAGCGGTCTGGAATAGAAGTTCTTATGGTTTGTCAGTCGCTGGACGTTCTCATACCCCATATTTCCAGCATCCCCCATTGATGACGATCAACGGGACGAGCTGTTGACAGTAACTATTGACTGTCATCACATGCGTGTTTAGGATGTGTGCATCGTTGCTCGGTGTTGCTATCCCTTCAACTACGCACTTACAAGAATCGGAGTCCCGATGAAAACCCTTGCGATTGCGAACCAGAAAGGCGGCGTCGGTAAGACGACAGTCGCTCGCAATCTGATGTTCTGGGCCGTCGAACGTGGCCTGCGAACGCTGGCGGTGGACCTGGATCCACAACGCAACTTCACGAAAACACTTCTTTCACTGCGTGAGCGCAATCTCGATCTTGAGGCTGTGCCGGAGCCGCAAGCGCTCGCCACGCACTTGTTTGCATCTGATCAAGATCCGGTGCCCATGGATTGTGGTCAGGGAGCGGCGCTCATCGCTGCGACCCGCGACCTCGTCGACGTAGCGGCAATGCCGCTCGAAGCTCTCCATGAGCCGCGCGCGGCGTTGGGCAGGCTTGCTGAGGGCTTCGATCTTTGCATTCTCGATACCGCGCCAACGCTCGGAAGCCCGCTATATGCAGCACTGATTGCCGCGGATTGCGTCCTGTGCCCGTGCACGGTTGATCAGGATGCAACCGATGGTCTGCAGGACTTGATGTCAGATATTGCTCGTGTCCAGCAGCTTGGATGGAATCCTTCTCTCAAGCTGCTCGGAGTTCTGGCGAATAACGTCAATCGGCGTCGGGCGTTCGATATGCAAGGCCTCACTGCGCTGAAAGATGCCCTACCCCAGCTGATGCTCTCCAATACCCTGTTTGAACGGGCGGCGACGAAATACGCAAAAGATCATGGGGTTTGGCAATCACTGCGTGGTGAGAGTACGTCTCGCGCGGCGGTGGAAATGAAAGCTGCGTGTAAAGAAATCATGGACAAAATGGGGGTGCCCTATGGCCGAAAGCGGCGCATCAAGTAAAACCCGGCGCACACGCGGTATCAACGCGAGTCAGCTTTCTTCGGTCGCGAACACAGTCGTTGCCAATGCCGAGAACGCGGACAACGTCAGGATCGCGGTCGACAAGCTGTATCCAGATCCGCAGAACGTCCGAAAGAAGAAGATCGACCCCAAAGGGATGAAGGACTTCATCGAGTCCATCAAGACTCAAGGTGTGATTGAGCCGCTGATCGTGCATGCAGAGGATGATGGCCGTTTCATGATCATCTGTGGCCAGCGCCGCTGGGTTGGCGCGATGGAGAGCGGACTCAAGTCGGTTCCATGCGTGGTAAAGCGAGGTCTTTCACGCATCCAGATCCGGAAGATCCAGGTTCACGAAAACAATGAGCGGGAAGACTTGTCGCTGCACGATCAAGTTATCGGTGTTGCTGGCGACATCGAACAGTTCGGCATGGAAGAAGCCAAGTCGATCTGGAATCGCTCTGTTCCTTGGCTAACTAAGCGTAAGCAAGCTGCCAACTTCTGTGATGAGATCCAGGAGCTGATGGCAACAGGGATGCTCACCGATCTCGAGAAAGCGCACACACTCAGTGTGATCCGGAAGGAGTGTGAGAGAGGCAAGCGTGCGTTGTCGCATGTCGAGCGTGAGAAAGCCGGTCCTACAGAGTTTGAAGTCGTGATCAACGATTTCAAATCTCAGGGAGAAGCGGCCGACAAAAAGTGGACGCGCGATGCACTGAGAACGCTGCAGGATCGTGTTGGAGCGCGTCTGACGAGAGAGGAAGAGGCGCGCCAGCAGCGTACTCGTGAGCCATCTGTCTCGAAGAAGTCTGCCACGCCCAGTGGCCACAGTGCCGGTGCTCAAAGCAGTTCACCGTCGCAGGACGTCTTGGCTGGGGGCTCAACGCCGTCCGGCTCCGAGGTATCCGAAGTGGGGCCTCAGACGCAACCGACTGGCGCGCATGTTCGACATCAACTTGATGCTGCTGACGATCAAGCGTCTGAAGCTGGGTTGGACTTGAAGCGGACTGTCGGTGTCGTTCAGCAGGTTACGGAAAGCATAGATGCGCCAAACGTAATGGCGGATTATGCGATCTACCGATCGA encodes:
- a CDS encoding ParA family protein; this encodes MKTLAIANQKGGVGKTTVARNLMFWAVERGLRTLAVDLDPQRNFTKTLLSLRERNLDLEAVPEPQALATHLFASDQDPVPMDCGQGAALIAATRDLVDVAAMPLEALHEPRAALGRLAEGFDLCILDTAPTLGSPLYAALIAADCVLCPCTVDQDATDGLQDLMSDIARVQQLGWNPSLKLLGVLANNVNRRRAFDMQGLTALKDALPQLMLSNTLFERAATKYAKDHGVWQSLRGESTSRAAVEMKAACKEIMDKMGVPYGRKRRIK
- a CDS encoding ParB/RepB/Spo0J family partition protein; translated protein: MAESGASSKTRRTRGINASQLSSVANTVVANAENADNVRIAVDKLYPDPQNVRKKKIDPKGMKDFIESIKTQGVIEPLIVHAEDDGRFMIICGQRRWVGAMESGLKSVPCVVKRGLSRIQIRKIQVHENNEREDLSLHDQVIGVAGDIEQFGMEEAKSIWNRSVPWLTKRKQAANFCDEIQELMATGMLTDLEKAHTLSVIRKECERGKRALSHVEREKAGPTEFEVVINDFKSQGEAADKKWTRDALRTLQDRVGARLTREEEARQQRTREPSVSKKSATPSGHSAGAQSSSPSQDVLAGGSTPSGSEVSEVGPQTQPTGAHVRHQLDAADDQASEAGLDLKRTVGVVQQVTESIDAPNVMADYAIYRSIGLALLPALGELGGSKAIDVLKRLQKDIKGCSPAELLEQLSKGDDPPLHWRL